A genomic window from Marispirochaeta aestuarii includes:
- the rseP gene encoding RIP metalloprotease RseP, whose amino-acid sequence MLFTIVAGLIGLGIVIFVHETGHFLAAKAMGIEVEAFSLGWGNPLVRFSFRGTEYRISSLPIGGYCKLKGEQNLQPGESPDSARITTEEGSLFSVAPWRRIITFLAGPVSNLLFSVLILSLIWGIGYSIQTFGNRIILVSEYGSVASGDSRYPADIAGLETGDRILSIDGEKVSYYRDIQELISIRADKTTDLSVERNGEVLNLSITPMLNPQTGGGIIGVSPWIEAVVEEVSPGSPASAAGIRPGDRIVAVQGHPVSNHLDFLQALQGHPLRFGLTVERNGERLELRMVPDYDENGNPLLGISYKSITSKQQASSVIDAFSRGIGESFSILGLSIRSFALLFKGIDLQQAVSGPIRITYMVGQVASSGFSDGIMTGLISLFRFLSFLSIALFVMNLLPIPALDGGLIVITLFEMIRRKRISPKVFNRYQVFGFIFIMTLLVFTTFNDIFYFFTNH is encoded by the coding sequence ATGCTTTTTACCATAGTAGCCGGGCTTATCGGCCTGGGAATTGTAATTTTTGTTCATGAAACCGGCCACTTCCTGGCTGCCAAAGCTATGGGTATCGAGGTTGAGGCCTTTTCTCTTGGCTGGGGAAATCCTCTTGTTCGCTTCAGTTTCAGGGGTACCGAGTACCGAATATCCTCCCTGCCCATAGGCGGGTACTGCAAACTGAAGGGAGAACAAAACCTTCAACCCGGGGAGAGTCCGGATAGCGCTCGAATCACGACCGAAGAAGGTTCTCTCTTTTCCGTCGCCCCCTGGAGACGTATAATTACCTTCCTGGCAGGCCCTGTAAGCAACCTTCTCTTTTCGGTTCTTATCCTCTCCCTGATATGGGGAATCGGCTACAGCATACAGACCTTCGGGAACCGCATCATACTCGTTTCCGAATACGGCAGCGTCGCTTCCGGAGATTCCAGGTATCCCGCTGACATTGCAGGCCTCGAGACGGGGGACCGAATTCTCAGCATCGACGGAGAGAAGGTCAGCTATTATCGGGATATTCAGGAGCTTATCTCCATTCGGGCGGACAAGACAACCGACCTCTCTGTGGAACGTAACGGAGAAGTTTTAAACCTGAGCATTACCCCAATGCTGAACCCTCAGACCGGCGGTGGAATAATCGGAGTATCCCCCTGGATCGAAGCGGTGGTTGAAGAGGTCAGCCCCGGATCTCCCGCTTCTGCTGCAGGTATTCGTCCGGGGGATCGTATTGTAGCCGTCCAGGGCCATCCGGTCAGTAACCATCTTGATTTTCTACAGGCCCTGCAGGGGCACCCTTTACGCTTCGGCCTTACCGTCGAGAGAAACGGAGAGAGACTTGAACTGAGAATGGTTCCTGACTATGATGAAAACGGAAATCCGCTTCTCGGTATCAGTTACAAAAGCATTACCTCAAAACAGCAGGCTTCATCCGTTATCGATGCATTTTCCAGGGGAATCGGAGAATCATTCTCCATCCTTGGACTGAGCATCAGGAGTTTCGCCCTCCTGTTCAAGGGTATCGACCTGCAGCAGGCCGTTTCCGGTCCCATACGTATTACCTATATGGTTGGTCAGGTAGCAAGCAGCGGATTCAGCGACGGTATCATGACCGGGCTTATCTCACTTTTTCGTTTCCTGAGTTTCCTGAGTATCGCCCTCTTTGTCATGAATCTTCTGCCTATTCCCGCCCTTGACGGCGGATTGATTGTAATAACCCTCTTCGAAATGATACGCAGAAAGAGGATTTCTCCAAAGGTATTTAACCGCTACCAAGTTTTTGGTTTTATCTTTATAATGACTCTGCTCGTTTTTACTACCTTTAACGATATTTTCTACTTTTTTACGAATCATTGA
- a CDS encoding phosphatidate cytidylyltransferase — protein MTSIQSRVLTFAVGVPGISAIILLLPQANHLAFNLLAVVFIYLGSLETANLFKQKGFAVHGVVPFCAALLPLITWLSLNYSYSSSVVEYYAVLFIMLILMLEINSTEDSDFSSSLLRIGASLTTFFYPAFFSIYAVRITGLDHPGIRLFSFLILVFANDTAAYIFGSLFGRKSRRLFKASPNKSLVGFGSGFVVSILIALLIHYLLPMVFSNFLIAAAAGFSVGLTAIIGDLAESTLKRSAVIKDSGDVIPGRGGILDSIDSIIFSAPLYFLILKYFA, from the coding sequence ATGACTAGCATACAATCCAGAGTTTTGACCTTTGCTGTTGGAGTCCCCGGGATCTCCGCAATAATTCTTCTTCTTCCCCAGGCCAACCACCTGGCGTTCAATCTGCTGGCGGTTGTATTTATCTATCTCGGTTCTCTGGAAACAGCAAATCTGTTCAAGCAGAAGGGCTTTGCAGTTCACGGGGTCGTTCCTTTTTGTGCCGCCCTGCTGCCTCTCATTACCTGGCTCAGCCTCAATTACAGTTATTCTTCCTCTGTCGTTGAGTATTATGCGGTTCTTTTTATCATGCTTATCCTGATGCTGGAGATCAACAGTACAGAAGACAGCGACTTCAGTTCGTCCCTTCTGAGGATCGGCGCTTCGCTTACCACATTCTTCTACCCTGCATTCTTTTCCATCTATGCCGTCCGCATTACCGGCCTGGATCACCCCGGTATTCGTCTTTTCTCCTTTCTGATTCTCGTTTTTGCCAACGATACGGCGGCCTACATCTTCGGTTCCCTTTTCGGAAGGAAATCCCGCCGTCTTTTCAAGGCCAGTCCGAATAAAAGCCTGGTCGGTTTTGGATCCGGTTTTGTCGTAAGCATATTGATAGCCCTGCTCATTCATTATCTGCTGCCGATGGTTTTTTCCAACTTTCTTATCGCCGCCGCAGCCGGTTTTTCCGTGGGATTGACCGCTATCATAGGAGACCTGGCTGAATCTACATTAAAACGTTCAGCGGTAATAAAAGATTCGGGTGATGTTATTCCCGGACGGGGCGGAATACTGGATTCCATTGATTCCATCATTTTCAGCGCTCCGTTATACTTTCTTATCCTAAAGTATTTTGCCTGA
- the uppS gene encoding polyprenyl diphosphate synthase — protein sequence MAIIDPARLPKHIGIIMDGNGRWAKMRKMQRTAGHKEGLTSAKAVIGRAAELGIQFVTLYTFSTENWRRSQEEVHFLFNLINVYLRKEMDFYREKGIRVIHTGDTDNLPEQVRRELISVGEDTAGFTGLTVNIAINYGGRDQILRAINRLLEKGEKRVDEESLRSCFDNPELPDADLIIRTAGEKRLSNFLLWESAYAELYFSEKLWPDWRGDDLDEAIEDYQGRTRRYGGAE from the coding sequence ATGGCCATAATAGACCCGGCTCGCCTGCCGAAGCATATTGGCATTATAATGGATGGTAACGGACGCTGGGCGAAAATGCGCAAGATGCAGCGGACCGCAGGCCATAAAGAAGGACTCACGAGCGCCAAAGCGGTGATCGGGCGCGCGGCGGAGCTGGGCATACAATTCGTTACCCTTTACACCTTTTCCACGGAAAACTGGCGTCGCAGCCAGGAAGAAGTGCATTTTCTTTTTAATCTTATAAATGTATATCTCCGGAAAGAGATGGATTTTTACCGGGAAAAGGGGATTCGGGTCATACACACCGGAGACACCGACAACCTTCCCGAACAGGTCCGGCGGGAACTAATATCCGTCGGGGAGGATACCGCAGGCTTTACCGGACTTACCGTCAATATAGCCATCAATTACGGCGGACGGGACCAGATACTTCGTGCCATTAATCGACTCCTCGAGAAAGGAGAAAAAAGAGTGGACGAAGAGAGTCTCAGAAGCTGTTTTGACAATCCCGAGTTACCCGACGCGGATCTCATTATTCGTACAGCCGGAGAAAAAAGACTTTCAAATTTTCTTCTTTGGGAATCCGCCTACGCGGAGCTATATTTTTCAGAGAAACTATGGCCCGACTGGCGCGGAGACGACCTTGATGAGGCCATTGAAGACTATCAGGGCCGAACACGGCGTTACGGCGGAGCGGAATGA
- the frr gene encoding ribosome recycling factor, with amino-acid sequence MDSIKKSAEDRMKKSLAAMEDEFGAIRTGRASAALFDKVKVEYYGSPTPLSQVATISTPEARLVVIQPWDKNVLGEIEKALLKSELSVNPNNDGKVIRINIPPLTEERRKDLVKLAKSTAEQGRVAVRNIRRDANDDLKKQQKEGNLTEDDVKRGTDDIQKLTDQYIEQINEKLDRKEKEILEI; translated from the coding sequence ATGGATTCAATAAAGAAGAGTGCTGAAGACCGCATGAAAAAAAGCCTCGCCGCCATGGAGGACGAATTCGGTGCCATCAGGACCGGACGAGCATCCGCCGCTTTGTTTGACAAGGTGAAGGTCGAGTATTACGGCAGTCCTACACCCCTTTCCCAGGTGGCGACGATCTCAACACCGGAAGCCCGGCTGGTAGTTATTCAGCCCTGGGATAAAAACGTTCTCGGCGAAATAGAGAAGGCCCTCCTCAAATCAGAGCTGTCGGTAAACCCCAACAACGACGGTAAAGTTATCCGCATCAACATCCCCCCCCTCACGGAAGAACGACGCAAGGATCTGGTTAAACTTGCCAAAAGCACCGCGGAACAGGGTCGGGTCGCCGTACGCAATATCCGCCGGGATGCGAACGATGATCTGAAAAAGCAGCAGAAAGAGGGAAATCTTACGGAAGACGACGTCAAGCGCGGAACCGATGACATCCAGAAGCTGACGGATCAGTATATTGAGCAGATCAATGAAAAGCTCGACAGGAAGGAGAAAGAGATCCTAGAGATCTAA
- the dxr gene encoding 1-deoxy-D-xylulose-5-phosphate reductoisomerase: MKTKRVILLGATGSIGTSTLDVLSSFPEKFRIVGLSAHTNSDKLLQIARNHPGARTALTGILAEQREGIDFYGSTAAVQLIESLDADIVVNGIMGSAGLAPSAAAIEAGMHLALANKETIVMAGEILLPEARKKGVNVLPVDSEHAAVFQLLKSRPHSEISGIILTASGGAFRNTPLQELAGVSVQEALNHPTWNMGIKITIDSASMANKGLEVIEAERFFDMETDKVSVLIHPQSYVHSLVRTCDGILYAQVSAPDMKNPIINALSYPETLVSDFAPLDLAGKNLEFYEPDYRRYPMLKLAFEASRKSAAYPTAYNAANEIAVEGFIRERIRYLQIAEVVEAVLQHDWSDAPRDLQNVFEVDLRVRAVTEQLLDAQGV, translated from the coding sequence ATGAAAACAAAACGCGTCATTTTACTTGGAGCCACCGGTTCAATAGGAACAAGCACCCTGGATGTACTGTCGTCCTTTCCGGAGAAATTCCGGATTGTCGGATTAAGCGCCCATACCAACAGTGATAAACTGCTTCAGATTGCCCGGAACCATCCCGGGGCCAGGACAGCTCTGACCGGGATTCTGGCGGAACAGCGGGAGGGAATCGATTTTTACGGCAGCACTGCTGCGGTACAGCTCATTGAATCCCTCGACGCCGACATTGTGGTTAACGGCATCATGGGGTCCGCCGGACTCGCACCCTCGGCCGCCGCGATTGAAGCCGGCATGCACCTTGCTCTGGCCAACAAGGAAACAATTGTCATGGCCGGGGAGATACTTCTGCCGGAGGCACGCAAAAAGGGTGTTAATGTACTTCCTGTTGATTCGGAACATGCCGCTGTTTTTCAGCTTCTCAAGTCACGACCGCATTCCGAGATAAGCGGGATTATTCTCACCGCCTCGGGGGGAGCCTTTCGCAATACCCCCCTTCAGGAGCTGGCAGGGGTCAGTGTTCAGGAAGCCCTGAATCATCCCACCTGGAACATGGGTATAAAAATCACCATCGATTCAGCGAGCATGGCCAATAAAGGTCTTGAGGTAATTGAGGCGGAACGTTTCTTTGATATGGAAACCGACAAGGTCTCCGTTCTTATCCACCCGCAATCCTATGTTCACTCCCTGGTCCGGACCTGTGACGGCATTCTCTATGCCCAGGTAAGTGCGCCGGATATGAAGAACCCGATTATCAATGCCCTCTCGTATCCGGAAACCCTGGTCAGTGATTTTGCCCCTCTTGACCTGGCGGGTAAAAATCTGGAATTTTATGAACCCGATTATCGGCGTTACCCGATGCTGAAACTCGCATTTGAAGCTTCCCGTAAATCCGCCGCCTATCCGACAGCCTACAACGCCGCCAACGAAATTGCCGTGGAGGGCTTTATTCGGGAGCGGATACGATATCTTCAAATTGCCGAGGTTGTGGAAGCAGTACTGCAGCATGACTGGAGCGATGCCCCCCGGGACCTTCAAAACGTATTTGAAGTCGATTTACGGGTGCGAGCAGTCACGGAACAGCTGCTTGATGCACAAGGAGTATAG